Below is a genomic region from Pectobacterium polaris.
AGGCTAAGTTCATTTCCCGCTGCGGTAAAATTGCCATGGCGCGCCGCCGCCTCAAACACTACTAATACTTGTAACGGCGGTAACTGTAATTTATTTGCCATAACCTGACCTTATCCCATGATAATAAAATACCCCCTTCACAGAATGAAAGGGGCGTGCGATAAAAATATCACGATTCATTTAATCAATTTTAATTTCTGGTTAATTATGCTTATAAATAAACCGAATATCGTTATTCTCATGGCCGATCAATTAACGGCATCGGCATTACGAACGTATGGAAATAATGTCAGCCTGACCCCGAATATTGACAGGCTGGCGCGTGAAGGCGTGGTATTTGAATCCGCATATTGCAACAGTCCGTTGTGTGCGCCGTCGCGGGCATCATTGATGACGGGCCAGCTCATCTCGCGGAATGCCGTATTCGATAACGCAGCCGAGTTTCACGCCGATTCGCCGACGTTATGCCACTATCTGCGCGAACAGGGTTACCGTACCTGGCTTTCCGGCAAGATGCATTTCTGCGGCCCCGACCAACTACACGGCTTCGATGAGCGGCTGACGACGGATATCTATCCTGCGGATTTTGGCTGGACGCCTGACTGGCGTCATCCCGAGCGGCGTCTGGACTGGTATCACAATATGAGTTCAGTGCTGGAGGCGGGCGAATGCGTGCGAACCAACCAGCTTGATTTTGATGATGAAGCCCTGTTTTTAGCGCGACAACGGCTGTATGACGCCGCTCGTCGCCCCGAGGATCAGCCGTTCCTGTTGCTGCTGTCGTTGACGCATCCACACGACCCGTTCGCCATTCCCCGCCGCTATCTCGACCGATTCAACGCCGAGGACATCGATTTGCCGAAAACACAGGCTGGCGACGTTGAGGACGATCGCCATTCCACCCGCCTGCGGGCAATGTATCAACTGGAGGAGGGGCTGCTTAGCGAAGATGACATTCGCCGGGCGCGTCATGCCTATTACGGCGCGATGGCCTACGTGGATGACTGTTTTGGTGAGATTGTGCGCACGCTGGAAGAAACCGGGCTTGCAGAAGACACCATTGTTTTTGTGGTTGCCGATCACGGTGAAATGCTGGGCGAACGCGGTCTGTGGTACAAGATGACGTTTTTCGAAAATGCGGTTCGCATTCCGTTTATTGTGCATAACCCGAAACGCTTCGCGCCGCGTCGTGTCACAGAGAACGTTTCGCTGGTCGATTTGCTGCCCACCCTCTGCGAACTGGCGAGCGGTGAGGATCGCTCAGCGCAGGCGATTGCGCCGCTGGATGGACGCAGCTTAGTACCGCATCTGCGTGGAGACGTTGGCCCAGATGGTGTATACAGCGAGTATCTGGCTGAGGGGGCAATAGGCCCAATGGTGATGATACGGCGTGGGACGTGGAAATACATTCACTCCCTGAGTGAAGCGCCACAGCTGTTTAATCTGCAAGAAGACCCGGATGAAAAGCGCAATCTTGCGGCAGACAGCGAATATCAGGCTATCGTTCAGGATTTTGTTAAAGAAGTGGCCGAGCGCTGGCAGTTGGACGACCTGAATCAACAGGTGCTGGCGAGCCAGCAAAAGAGACTGTTTTTAACCCGTATAGCAGGCCGTGACGCGATTCCTAAATGGGATTTTCAGCCTCATCAGGCAGCCTCGCAACGCTATATTCGCAACCATCAAACACTGGATGAGCAGGAAGCCTTTGCTCGCTACCCACAGCCGTTAAAAAAACCAATCGGGGAAGAATAATGAAGCAGAAATCATTGTCGGTATTCATGCTGTTGGCCAGTGCTGCGCTACTGCCTGTGACCAGTTTCGCCGCGGAAGACCCACGCTGTGCGGTGGTTACGCAATCCGATCCCGGCTGGACAGACATCGCGGCAACCAACGCCGTGTCTGGCGTGGTGCTCAAGGCGCTGGGCTATCAGCAAAAGGTGCAGAATCTTTCCGTGGCGCTGGCTTTTCAGGGGCTGAAAACCGGGCAGGTTGATGTGTTTCTCGGTAACTGGATGCCCGCGCAGGAACCGGTTATCAGCAAATATATTGCGGATGGTTCAATCAAGGTGCTCGGGGCGAATCTCCCGGCCGCTAAATTCACACTGGCGGTGCCGGAATATGTTGCAGAGGCAGGTGTAAAAGACTTTGCCGATTTACAAAAATACGCCGATAAGTTCGACCACAAAATATACGGTATCGCACCGGGTGCGCCAGCTAACCAAAATATTAAAAAGATGCTGGATAAACAGGATTTTGGGCTGCAAGGCTGGAACCTCGTGGAGTCCAGCGAGAGCGGGATGCTCGCGCAGGTGACCCGTGCGACGAGCCGCAATCAGTGGGTCGTTTTCCTCGGTTGGGAACCGCACGCGATGAATACGCGCTTCAAACTTAAGTATTTAAGTGGTGGGGATGCCTATTTCGGCCCTAACTACGGTAGCGCTACGGTGAATACGGTGACGCGTAAGGATTTCGCCACGCAGTGTCCGAATATTAATCGTTTTTTCAGTCAGTTAACGTTTGATGTCGCGCTGGAGAATGCCATCATTACCCGCATTCTGGATGATAAACAAACTGCCGAAGAAGCCGCGCGCGCAGAACTGGCGAAGCACCCAGAACGGCTTTCAAGCTGGCTTAACGGCGTAACCAACCGCGAAGGCCAGCCTGCCGAAGCTGTCGTGAAAAAAGCGCTCGGGATTTAATGTGGTACGCCGCAGCCAGATTGTTGTCATCGCACCGTCTGGGGGAAACGCAGGAAGCAGAAAATGGAATCAGGCTCACAGCGCGGATGTCATTTACTGACATGTAGCCGTTTTCTTGCGAAGCGTTTCCCCACCTGAAATTTTCGTTCTGTTGCATCAGTTTGAGTTACTGCAACATGCCAGGACGAACCACAGGGAAAGAGGGAAGGGTGTGTTATGGCAAGGGACGATGCTAGTCAAAGGGATGATGTCCGTAAATAGTCTGGCTTGGGCGAGCGTGCTGGGTATTCTGCCGTTGCTTTTCTTACCGCAGATTCCCGCGCAAATGCTGCTGTGGTGGGGCATTGGGCTATCCACCTGCGTGATGCTCGTTGGATATCGTCACGCGGGGATACGTTGTGTGGCGCTGGTTGTCATGAGTTTTTGCTGGGCATCGTTGAATGCTCAAACCTTACTGCTACAAATCGAGCGCGTTACGCAGGGTCAGGTTAACGCTGTCGTGACGATCAGCAGCATACGATTCAATGAGCATGATGATGATTGGATCACGGTTCGGCTGGAAGAGATCAATCAGCGCCGGATCTTCCCTCCATTATATGCCCAACTGACCTTATCTCCGGCTATGGAAAACTGGTGTGGTGGTCAACGTTGGGCAATCACCGCCAGTTTGCGACCCATTCACAGTCGACTCAATGAAGGCGGCTTTGATAGTCAGCGTTGGGCGATAGCCAAACGGCAACCGTTGTCGGGTCGTGTGCTTACGGCAAAGGCGGTTGATAGTCATTGTGACTTTCGCCAGCGCACGATCGTACAGGCGGAGCGGCAGGTGCAGGGATTAGCGTGGCGTTCTATTTTACTGGCGCTGACGTTTGGTGAGATGAAAACGGTTAGCCCGGAACTCAAGGCGCTACTTCAGAATACCGGGACGATGCACCTGATGGCGATCTCTGGCCTCCATATCGTGCTTGCGGGTCTGGTTGGTTGGGGAATGGCGCGGGCGTTACAGTATGGCTTTCCCGTGCAGTGGATTGGCTATCGCTTCCCATTACTGACGAGCGCTGTGGTTGCCTGGGGCTATGTCTGGTTAGCAGGAGGAAATCCGCCTGCTGTGCGATCGGCACTGGCGCTTAGCGTATGGATTTGCCTAAAAGTGTGGAACGTCAATGGCTCAGCCTGGCAGGTCTGGCTATGGTGTGTCGCGTTGATTCTGGTCAGCGATCCATTGAGCGTACTGTCAGACAGTTTTTGGCTATCTTGCCTTGCCGTTGCGTCGCTGATTTTCTGGTTTCAATGGGCACCGCTTCCTCATCGTCTACAGACCCGACGGCGTTGGTTCTGGATGCGCTGGATCCACCTGCAAACCGGAATCACGCTGCTACTGATGCCCTTGCAGCTTCATATTTTTCACGGTTTCAGTATCACTTCGCTGCCCGCAAATCTTTGGGCTGTGCCTTTGGTGTCCTTCGTTACCACACCACTCATTTTGCTGGCATTGAGCACGCTGGCATTCGCGCCGCTGAGTGAAATGCTCTGGTGGCTGGCGGATATTTCGCTACGAGTGGTATTCGCCCCGTTGACGTATCTACAAACGGGGTGGGTGTATCTTGATGCATCGCTGCTGCTCGCGAGCGTCGCGGGCTGGGGCGCGGTTGTGATATGGCGCTTTAGCTGGTGGCGAATTTATCCCGCGAGTGTCGGTGCTCTGATTGTGGTTTTACTGGTCTTTCGCATAAAGAGTGATGAACCGGATTGGCGTGTGGACATGTTGGATGTCGGTCATGGTCTGGCGATTGTGATCGAACAGCGTGGGAAAGCGGTGTTATACGACACGGGAAACCGCTGGGAAGGGAGCGATATGGCGACGCGAGAAATTCTACCTTACCTGCGATGGCGGGGTGTCGACGTGGAAAACATTATCCTGAGCCATAGCCATATGGATCATATTGGGGGGCTGGAAACGCTACAGCTTGCTTACCCTGAAGCAACGATATATAGCGCGACCAATGCGATGAATCATCGTTCTTGCCAACGCGGCGAACGTTGGCGCTGGCAAGATCTCACGTTTACCGTGCTGTGGCCGTTGGCGCTCGTAGAACGAGCGGAAAATAACGACTCCTGCGTTATTCGCGTTGATGATGGAAAATACAGTGTTCTACTGACGGGCGATCTGGAGTCAGATGCGGAAAAGGCATTGATTAGGTTAGATCGCAGTACCCTGCGTGCGAATTTGTTACAAATACCTCACCATGGCAGTAAGACATCCTCGTCGCCTTCCTTTATTCGTGCGGTTAATGCCGAGTTTGCTATGGCTTCAGCGGCGCGCTATAACCCGTGGCGACTGCCTTCTGTAAAAATTGTTGAGCGATACCAGCAATACGGTTACTCATGGCTGGATACTGCGTCATTCGGGCAGTTAAGTGCACGTTTTTTCAGCGATTCATGGCACATTCTGCGGTTCAGGGATCACATATCGCCTCGTTGGTATCATCAGTGGTTTGGCGTAGGACGGTATAATGAGTAAAATGGTCGGCTATTTCTTCCCGATTCAGGTTTACTACATGCTGAATGATAAAGATCTCTCCACTTGGCAGACCTTTCGTCGCCTCTGGCCGATGATCTCTCCTTTTAAAGCAGGGCTTGCTGTTGCTGCAATTGCACTCATCATTAATGCAGCTAGCGATACACTCATGCTCTCTCTGCTTAAACCCTTATTGGATGACGGATTTGGCAAGGCGGAACGTGCCGTATTAATCTGGATGCCGCTGGTTGTCATTGGTCTTATGATACTGCGTGGCGTGTCAGGGTTTATATCCAGCTACTGCGTCGCTTGGGTTTCAGGCAAAGTGGTGATGAATATGCGCCGCCGTCTCTTCTCCCATATCATGGGCATGCCGGTGTCGTTCTTCGATCAGCAATCAACCGGGACGCTGCTCTCCCGCATCACTTATGACTCAGAGCAGGTTGCGGCCTCTGCTTCCGGCGCATTGGTGACGGTCGTCAGGGAAGGGGCATCGATTATCGGCCTGTTCATTCTGATGTTCTACTATAGCTGGCAGCTGTCCATCATTCTGATTGTGATTGCGCCGATCGTGTCGATCGCTATGCGCGTGGTATCCAAGCGCTTCCGCAATATCAGTAAAAATATGCAGGACACGATGGGGCATGTCACCACCAGCACGGAGCAAATGCTAAAAGGCCACAAAGAAGTGCTGATGTTTGGCGGCCAGGACGTTGAGACTAAACGTTTCGATCAGGTTAGCAACCGGATGCGTCAACAAGGCATGAAGCTGGTTTCCGCCTCTTCAATTTCCGATCCTATCATTCAGTTAATCGCTTCGCTGGCATTGGCCTTTGTGCTGTATGCCGCCAGTTTCCCTAGCGTGATGGAAACGCTAACGGCTGGGACAATCACGGTCGTGTTCTCTTCCATGATCGCATTGATGCGCCCGTTAAAATCACTGACCAACGTGAACGCACAGTTCCAGCGTGGTATGGCCGCGTGCCAGACGCTGTTTGCGATTCTGGATATGGAGCAAGAGCGTGACACCGGTAAACGGGAAATTGAGCGAGCGAAAGGCGAACTCGAATTCCGTCAGGTGAATTTTGCTTATCCTGGGAAAGAAAATCTGGCGCTGAAGAATATCAATCTGCATATTCCAGCAGGAAAAACGGTGGCATTGGTTGGTCGTTCTGGTTCGGGTAAATCAACGATTGCCAGTTTGATCACGCGTTTTTACGATATTCAGTCAGGTGAGATTCTGCTCGATGGTCACGATCTACGTGAGTATCACCTGTCGTCCTTACGTAATCAGGTGGCACTGGTTTCTCAAAACGTCCATCTGTTCAACGATACGATAGCGAACAACATCGCCTATGCCCGTAATGAGCACTATAGCCGTGAGGAAATTGAGCGTGCGGCGACAATGGCGTATGCGATGGATTTCATCAATAAGATGGATCACGGTCTGGATACGGTCATTGGTGAAAATGGTGTCATGCTTTCCGGCGGACAACGGCAGCGTATTGCGATTGCCCGTGCGCTGTTGCGGGATAGCCCGATCCTGATATTGGATGAGGCGACGTCGGCGCTGGACACGGAATCTGAGCGTGCGATTCAGGCTGCATTAGACGAGCTGCAAAAAGATCGTACTGCGGTTGTGATTGCACACCGTCTTTCCACGATTGAAAAAGCAGATGAGATTCTGGTGGTTGAAGATGGCAGAATCATTGAGCGTGGTAACCATGCTGCGTTACTGGCGGCGAACGGTGCTTATGCTCAGTTGCATAGAATGCAGTTTGGCGAATGATTGAGCGCATCTGGTCTGGGCGGTCGCGGCTCTATTACCTGCTGCTGCCGCTTGCGTGGCTATACGGGCTCATCACGTTCTTGATTCGCCAGAGCTATCGACTGGGGTGGCGGAAAAGCTGGCGATCTCCTGTTCCCGTCGTGGTTGTGGGGAATCTGACGGCAGGCGGGAATGGGAAAACACCGGTCGTCATTTGGCTCGTCGAACAGCTGCAACGCAGAGGCTATCGTGTCGGTGTGGTGTCACGCGGTTACGGTGGGAAAGCTGAACGTTATCCGCTGCTGCTGGATGAGTCGGTAACGACGGCGCAGGCCGGTGATGAGCCGGTGCTGATTTTTCAGCGTACTGGTGCGCCTGTTGCGGTCGCCCCGCGTCGGCGGGATGCGGTGAGCGCATTATTGGCACAGCACACGCTAGATGTGGTGATCACCGACGATGGATTACAGCACTATGCGTTGGAAAGAGATATCGAGCTAGTTGTGATTGACGGGATGCGGCGTTTTGGCAATGGATGGTGGCTGCCTGCTGGCCCAATGCGGGAAAGAGAAAGCCGTCTGGCGTCAGTGGATGCAGTCATTGTTAACGGCGGTACGCCGCGAGCAAACGAGATAGGCATGACATTAACGGCGGGTATGGCGGTTAACTTGCTTTCTGGTGAATCACGACCGCTGCGCCAACTGCATGATGTCGTTGCGATGGCGGGCATCGGACATCCCCCGCGTTTTTTTGCGACGCTGCGTGATGCCGGTGTTAGCATTGCACGTGAAGTCGCCTTTGCTGACCATCAATCGTACCAGCCAGAACAGCTAGAACCGCTGACTCAGGATGCGATGCAGCCGCTGCTGATGACGGAAAAAGATGCCGTAAAATGTAAGGCATTTGCTCAGGATAACTGGTGGTATCTGCCCGTCGATGCCGTGCTGGCTGAGCCCTACGGCGCGCAATTGCTCGACAAACTGGAAAATGTGCTTAATCGGAATGCGGGCAGTAGAACATAAATTGGTCTGCTACCACGGTTTCAGATATCCCTTGTGGGTATCACCTTATTAGATCGCTGCTGTAGCGAGAAAGAAAATATCGGTCATAGATCGGTCAAAGATGGAGGAAGCATGGATCACCGTTTACTTGAGATTGTTGCCTGTCCTGTTTGTAATGGTCGGCTGTACTTTAATAAAGAGAAACTGGAACTGATATGCAAGGTCGATGGTTTGGCCTATCCGGTTCGTGATGGTATTCCTGTGCTGCTGGAAAACGAAGCGCGTAAACTCGGGGCTGATGAGATAACACAATGACCTTTACTGTGATCATTCCTGCGCGTTTTGCGTCAAGCCGACTGCCGGGTAAACCGTTGGCGGACATCAATGGCAAACCGATGGTCGTCCATGTGATGGAGCGGGCGCTGGAGTCGGGAGCACAGTGCGTTATTGTGGCCACCGATCATCCCGACGTCGCGGCTGCCGTACAGCAAGCTGGTGGCGAAGTGTGCCTGACCCGCGCCGATCATAATTCTGGTACAGAGCGTTTGGCTGAAGTCATCGAGCGTTACGGTTTTACCGATGATGACATCATCGTGAACGTTCAGGGCGATGAGCCGCTTATTCCTTCCGTTATCATTCGTCAGGTGGCAGAAAATCTCGCTGCCAGTAAAGCAGGAATGGCAACGCTGGCGGTGCCGATTGAAACCAGCGAAGAAGCATTTAACCCGAATGCGGTAAAAGTCGTTACTGACGCTGAGGGATACGCTCTGTATTTTTCCCGAGCGACGATTCCCTGGGACAGAGAGCGTTTTGCTCAGTCTAAGGAAACCATTGGCGATCACTTCCTGCGTCATATCGGTATCTATGCTTACCGTGCGGGTTTTGTGCGTCGTTATGTCACTTGGGCGCCGAGTCAACTGGAGCAAATCGAGCTACTGGAGCAACTGCGCGTGCTGTGGTACGGCGAGAAGATTCATGTTGCGGTAGCCAAAGCCGTTCCTAGCGTCGGCGTGGATACCCCAGAAGATTTAGCCCGTGTACGGCAGGTCATGGCAGGTCAGTAACACCAGCCACACCCGCCTGTTATAAGCACGTCATGGGGGAATCTATTCTTTCCGGAATAGATTTTCCCTATAACGTCTGTCTTAATACGACATATTATCTTTTAAATTATTTAGCACTTATTTAGATAAGTATTCTTAAAAATTCTCAAATTACGCTACGTCGCTTTATTCATGCGGATGGCTTATTCCCATGATGAATTAAATCGTCGCGAGTGGAACTTTTATTTTCATAGTTAAATGCTACTATCAATTCGCCATGTTTTCGCATGGCGTTTTTGTTATTTCAACTAAGGACGGTAATGATATGAATGCTAAACGTTACATCGCAAAAATTCTTCTCGGCGGTATGTTAATGGGGGCTGCCGCGGGCAGCAGCGCGGCGGTTTATTACATGGCCCCCAACGGCAACGACGCGAATAACGGCAGTAAAAATTCCCCCTGGAAAACAATCGACCGCGCACAGAAAACATTAAACCCTGGCGACCGCCTGTGGATCCGTGGCGGTAAATACGTGTTTACCAAAGGGCTAAACGTCTGTACGACGCGTACCGATGTGGTGAATGCGATTACGCTGAGTAAGAGCGGCACTGAAGGTAAGCGTATTGAGTATTGGGCATCTAGCGGGGAAGTGCCGATTTTTGATTTCAGCCAGATGCAGGATGATTGCCGAGTTAAAGGGTTCAACGTCGTTGCAGATTGGGTTTCCGTAAAAGGACTGGAAATAACCGGTGTCCCACAGCGTAATAACCTTAACCATGAGTCCTGGGGTGTGTGGATAAGGGGCAGCAATAATATATTCGAGCAGTTGAATATTCACCATATTATGGGAACGGGGCTGTTCATCCAGCGTGGGGGGAATAACCTGGTATTGAATAGTGACTCTCACCATAATTACGATCCATTGACCTCTAATGGTGCTGGCCAAAGCGGAGATGGTTTTGGTGCGCATATCCCAGCTAACCAACCGGGTAATATTTTCCGCGGTTGCCGGGCATGGTCAAACTCGGATGATGGCTTCGATTTAATTAATGCCTATTCTCCAGTATTGATTGAAAATTCCTGGGCCTGGTCACACGGTTATTTACCGGGGACGACACAATCACTGGCTGCGGGTAACGGCAATGGTTTTAAAATCGGTGGCTACGGCGGCGTTTATGTGGCGAATGCGGTGAAACATACCGTGCGTAACTCGGTTGCATTTTTAAATAAAGCGGCCGGTTTTTATGCCAATCACCATCCGGTAGCGAACGATTTCTTCAACAACACGGGCTATAAAAATAACCCGAACTTTAATATCCGCGGCATCGATGCAAACGGAAAAGCGATTGGGCTGGGTACGCTACGCAACAACGTTTCTCACGGTGGGAAAGACCTGTCGTTCTCTGATGGCGCGAACATGCGCTATAACTCGTGGGATCTGAAAATTGCGGTATCAGATTCTGACTTCGAGAGCGTTTCCGTGACCGGATGGGACGCACCGCGTCAGGCTGACGGCAGTTTGCCAGTACTGAAGAGCCTGCGTCTTGCTTCAGGCAGTGCGCTGATCAACAAGGGTGGGGATGTCAAACTACCTTACAAAGGTTCAGCCCCAGACCTGGGTGCCTTCGAACGCGAATAATGGCAGTGTGTTAACGCACTAGCCTGTCACTCACGAT
It encodes:
- the lpxK gene encoding tetraacyldisaccharide 4'-kinase, coding for MIERIWSGRSRLYYLLLPLAWLYGLITFLIRQSYRLGWRKSWRSPVPVVVVGNLTAGGNGKTPVVIWLVEQLQRRGYRVGVVSRGYGGKAERYPLLLDESVTTAQAGDEPVLIFQRTGAPVAVAPRRRDAVSALLAQHTLDVVITDDGLQHYALERDIELVVIDGMRRFGNGWWLPAGPMRERESRLASVDAVIVNGGTPRANEIGMTLTAGMAVNLLSGESRPLRQLHDVVAMAGIGHPPRFFATLRDAGVSIAREVAFADHQSYQPEQLEPLTQDAMQPLLMTEKDAVKCKAFAQDNWWYLPVDAVLAEPYGAQLLDKLENVLNRNAGSRT
- the msbA gene encoding lipid A ABC transporter ATP-binding protein/permease MsbA, translating into MLNDKDLSTWQTFRRLWPMISPFKAGLAVAAIALIINAASDTLMLSLLKPLLDDGFGKAERAVLIWMPLVVIGLMILRGVSGFISSYCVAWVSGKVVMNMRRRLFSHIMGMPVSFFDQQSTGTLLSRITYDSEQVAASASGALVTVVREGASIIGLFILMFYYSWQLSIILIVIAPIVSIAMRVVSKRFRNISKNMQDTMGHVTTSTEQMLKGHKEVLMFGGQDVETKRFDQVSNRMRQQGMKLVSASSISDPIIQLIASLALAFVLYAASFPSVMETLTAGTITVVFSSMIALMRPLKSLTNVNAQFQRGMAACQTLFAILDMEQERDTGKREIERAKGELEFRQVNFAYPGKENLALKNINLHIPAGKTVALVGRSGSGKSTIASLITRFYDIQSGEILLDGHDLREYHLSSLRNQVALVSQNVHLFNDTIANNIAYARNEHYSREEIERAATMAYAMDFINKMDHGLDTVIGENGVMLSGGQRQRIAIARALLRDSPILILDEATSALDTESERAIQAALDELQKDRTAVVIAHRLSTIEKADEILVVEDGRIIERGNHAALLAANGAYAQLHRMQFGE
- the choX gene encoding choline ABC transporter substrate-binding protein, which translates into the protein MKQKSLSVFMLLASAALLPVTSFAAEDPRCAVVTQSDPGWTDIAATNAVSGVVLKALGYQQKVQNLSVALAFQGLKTGQVDVFLGNWMPAQEPVISKYIADGSIKVLGANLPAAKFTLAVPEYVAEAGVKDFADLQKYADKFDHKIYGIAPGAPANQNIKKMLDKQDFGLQGWNLVESSESGMLAQVTRATSRNQWVVFLGWEPHAMNTRFKLKYLSGGDAYFGPNYGSATVNTVTRKDFATQCPNINRFFSQLTFDVALENAIITRILDDKQTAEEAARAELAKHPERLSSWLNGVTNREGQPAEAVVKKALGI
- the pelN gene encoding pectate lyase PelN, whose product is MNAKRYIAKILLGGMLMGAAAGSSAAVYYMAPNGNDANNGSKNSPWKTIDRAQKTLNPGDRLWIRGGKYVFTKGLNVCTTRTDVVNAITLSKSGTEGKRIEYWASSGEVPIFDFSQMQDDCRVKGFNVVADWVSVKGLEITGVPQRNNLNHESWGVWIRGSNNIFEQLNIHHIMGTGLFIQRGGNNLVLNSDSHHNYDPLTSNGAGQSGDGFGAHIPANQPGNIFRGCRAWSNSDDGFDLINAYSPVLIENSWAWSHGYLPGTTQSLAAGNGNGFKIGGYGGVYVANAVKHTVRNSVAFLNKAAGFYANHHPVANDFFNNTGYKNNPNFNIRGIDANGKAIGLGTLRNNVSHGGKDLSFSDGANMRYNSWDLKIAVSDSDFESVSVTGWDAPRQADGSLPVLKSLRLASGSALINKGGDVKLPYKGSAPDLGAFERE
- a CDS encoding Trm112 family protein, with the translated sequence MDHRLLEIVACPVCNGRLYFNKEKLELICKVDGLAYPVRDGIPVLLENEARKLGADEITQ
- the betC gene encoding choline-sulfatase; protein product: MLINKPNIVILMADQLTASALRTYGNNVSLTPNIDRLAREGVVFESAYCNSPLCAPSRASLMTGQLISRNAVFDNAAEFHADSPTLCHYLREQGYRTWLSGKMHFCGPDQLHGFDERLTTDIYPADFGWTPDWRHPERRLDWYHNMSSVLEAGECVRTNQLDFDDEALFLARQRLYDAARRPEDQPFLLLLSLTHPHDPFAIPRRYLDRFNAEDIDLPKTQAGDVEDDRHSTRLRAMYQLEEGLLSEDDIRRARHAYYGAMAYVDDCFGEIVRTLEETGLAEDTIVFVVADHGEMLGERGLWYKMTFFENAVRIPFIVHNPKRFAPRRVTENVSLVDLLPTLCELASGEDRSAQAIAPLDGRSLVPHLRGDVGPDGVYSEYLAEGAIGPMVMIRRGTWKYIHSLSEAPQLFNLQEDPDEKRNLAADSEYQAIVQDFVKEVAERWQLDDLNQQVLASQQKRLFLTRIAGRDAIPKWDFQPHQAASQRYIRNHQTLDEQEAFARYPQPLKKPIGEE
- a CDS encoding ComEC family protein translates to MSVNSLAWASVLGILPLLFLPQIPAQMLLWWGIGLSTCVMLVGYRHAGIRCVALVVMSFCWASLNAQTLLLQIERVTQGQVNAVVTISSIRFNEHDDDWITVRLEEINQRRIFPPLYAQLTLSPAMENWCGGQRWAITASLRPIHSRLNEGGFDSQRWAIAKRQPLSGRVLTAKAVDSHCDFRQRTIVQAERQVQGLAWRSILLALTFGEMKTVSPELKALLQNTGTMHLMAISGLHIVLAGLVGWGMARALQYGFPVQWIGYRFPLLTSAVVAWGYVWLAGGNPPAVRSALALSVWICLKVWNVNGSAWQVWLWCVALILVSDPLSVLSDSFWLSCLAVASLIFWFQWAPLPHRLQTRRRWFWMRWIHLQTGITLLLMPLQLHIFHGFSITSLPANLWAVPLVSFVTTPLILLALSTLAFAPLSEMLWWLADISLRVVFAPLTYLQTGWVYLDASLLLASVAGWGAVVIWRFSWWRIYPASVGALIVVLLVFRIKSDEPDWRVDMLDVGHGLAIVIEQRGKAVLYDTGNRWEGSDMATREILPYLRWRGVDVENIILSHSHMDHIGGLETLQLAYPEATIYSATNAMNHRSCQRGERWRWQDLTFTVLWPLALVERAENNDSCVIRVDDGKYSVLLTGDLESDAEKALIRLDRSTLRANLLQIPHHGSKTSSSPSFIRAVNAEFAMASAARYNPWRLPSVKIVERYQQYGYSWLDTASFGQLSARFFSDSWHILRFRDHISPRWYHQWFGVGRYNE
- the kdsB gene encoding 3-deoxy-manno-octulosonate cytidylyltransferase, yielding MTFTVIIPARFASSRLPGKPLADINGKPMVVHVMERALESGAQCVIVATDHPDVAAAVQQAGGEVCLTRADHNSGTERLAEVIERYGFTDDDIIVNVQGDEPLIPSVIIRQVAENLAASKAGMATLAVPIETSEEAFNPNAVKVVTDAEGYALYFSRATIPWDRERFAQSKETIGDHFLRHIGIYAYRAGFVRRYVTWAPSQLEQIELLEQLRVLWYGEKIHVAVAKAVPSVGVDTPEDLARVRQVMAGQ